One Candidatus Binatia bacterium DNA window includes the following coding sequences:
- a CDS encoding isocitrate/isopropylmalate family dehydrogenase, with amino-acid sequence MTKTVVVLPGEDAAPEAMEPSIALLERMGLPIRWSFPLVGEAAMRQSGDPFPDSARAAIDAADATLFGATSGASARALFYLRWGKQTYANVRPLRWSKGFCSSLADPSGIDLVLVRENLEDLYLYAEGEIAELAPLSLHSLTAGKRVDELGEGSFAIKAITRRGSERVIRYAFEVARRRKAAGRPGHLTLGAKWNMLPRTDGLFREVGAAIASEYPDVKFETLLIDDLAHRLTARPASFDVLVMPNLYGDVLSDAAAGLVGGLGLAPSGCYGDDYAYFESAHGTAPDLVGRHVINPTATLLSASMMLEYLGFADAAAAIERAVRAAYAEGTILTPDQGGTATTGRFCDAVEANLR; translated from the coding sequence ATGACGAAGACCGTCGTCGTCCTGCCCGGGGAAGACGCAGCGCCGGAAGCCATGGAGCCGAGCATCGCTCTCCTCGAGCGCATGGGGCTGCCAATCCGCTGGAGTTTCCCGCTGGTCGGCGAAGCGGCGATGCGCCAGAGCGGCGATCCGTTCCCCGACTCGGCGCGCGCAGCCATCGATGCCGCCGACGCCACGCTCTTCGGCGCCACCTCGGGCGCTTCCGCCCGTGCGCTGTTCTATCTGCGCTGGGGCAAGCAGACCTACGCCAACGTTCGGCCGCTGCGCTGGAGCAAGGGGTTTTGCAGCAGCCTCGCTGATCCCTCCGGAATCGACCTCGTGCTGGTGCGCGAGAATCTCGAGGACCTCTATCTTTACGCCGAAGGCGAGATCGCCGAGCTTGCGCCACTGTCGCTCCACAGCCTGACGGCCGGTAAACGGGTGGACGAGCTGGGTGAAGGAAGCTTTGCGATCAAGGCCATTACGCGCCGGGGGAGCGAACGCGTGATTCGCTACGCCTTCGAAGTGGCCAGGAGGCGCAAGGCCGCGGGAAGACCCGGCCACCTTACGCTGGGCGCGAAATGGAACATGCTGCCGCGCACCGACGGGCTGTTCCGGGAAGTCGGCGCCGCGATCGCGAGCGAGTATCCCGACGTCAAGTTCGAGACGCTTCTCATCGACGATCTTGCCCATCGCCTGACCGCCCGGCCGGCGTCCTTCGACGTGCTCGTAATGCCGAATCTTTACGGCGACGTCCTGTCGGATGCAGCTGCGGGTCTGGTCGGCGGGCTCGGTCTCGCGCCGAGCGGCTGCTACGGCGACGACTACGCCTACTTCGAGTCGGCGCACGGTACGGCACCCGATCTCGTCGGCCGCCACGTCATCAATCCGACTGCGACGCTGCTCTCCGCATCGATGATGCTCGAGTATCTCGGATTTGCCGATGCGGCCGCAGCCATAGAGCGCGCGGTGCGCGCGGCGTATGCGGAGGGCACGATTCTCACGCCGGACCAGGGTGGAACCGCCACGACCGGGCGCTTCTGCGACGCCGTAGAGGCGAATCTCCGATGA
- a CDS encoding TA system VapC family ribonuclease toxin, with product MIAIDTNLLVYAHRRGTGEHRAARKSIERAAEDPRGWGIALQSVGEFWSVVTHASAAGGASSTTQAAAFLRNLRADAGMIVWTPGTGFDERLLQLAEDLQVAGPRVFDLQIALTVFEHGASELWTHDRSFVKLPGLRLVHPL from the coding sequence ATGATCGCGATCGACACCAATCTGCTGGTCTACGCGCACCGTCGGGGAACAGGCGAGCACCGGGCCGCTCGCAAATCGATCGAGCGCGCAGCCGAAGATCCGCGGGGCTGGGGCATTGCCTTGCAGAGCGTGGGAGAGTTCTGGAGCGTCGTCACGCATGCCAGCGCGGCAGGAGGCGCTTCCTCCACGACTCAGGCGGCCGCGTTTCTTCGCAACCTTCGCGCCGACGCCGGTATGATCGTCTGGACGCCGGGGACCGGGTTCGACGAGAGGCTTCTTCAGCTCGCGGAGGATCTGCAAGTGGCGGGCCCGCGCGTTTTCGATCTTCAGATCGCGCTCACCGTCTTCGAGCATGGCGCCTCCGAGTTGTGGACCCACGACCGCAGCTTCGTGAAGCTCCCTGGCCTTCGCCTCGTCCATCCTCTGTAG
- a CDS encoding triacylglycerol lipase — protein MKKILIAMTVAALLVSAAPRPASAFCLFNCSTAKTKYPIVLEHGMAGFDALFGVYEYFYGITSDLTDHGATVYTPNVSAFNSSTQRGEQLLSQVQTIVAATGKGKVNLIGHSHGGFDIRYVASVRPDLVASVTSVATPHKGADLATYLRSHISGGGFVESVLSYFANSLGMVLNLLTGHSNQQDAIAGLDSLTATGAAAFNASYPKGVPTTSCGSGAATVGGIYYYSWSGTGVLTNALDISDVALGLSSLFYSESNDGLVGRCSSHLGTVIRDNYFQNHLDEVNQVLGLVSIFETNPVTLFENHANRLKNLGL, from the coding sequence ATGAAAAAAATTCTGATAGCCATGACCGTGGCTGCACTGCTCGTCTCGGCTGCGCCGCGTCCGGCGTCGGCGTTCTGCCTGTTCAACTGTTCCACTGCGAAGACCAAGTATCCGATCGTGCTCGAGCACGGCATGGCCGGTTTCGACGCACTTTTTGGTGTCTATGAATATTTCTACGGAATCACGTCGGATCTCACCGATCACGGCGCGACCGTCTACACGCCGAACGTCAGTGCGTTCAACTCGAGCACGCAGCGCGGTGAGCAGTTGCTGTCGCAGGTGCAGACGATCGTAGCCGCAACCGGCAAGGGCAAGGTGAACCTGATCGGCCACAGCCATGGCGGCTTCGACATCCGCTACGTCGCTTCGGTGCGTCCCGACCTGGTCGCATCGGTGACGTCGGTCGCAACGCCGCACAAGGGCGCCGATCTCGCGACGTACCTGCGCTCGCACATCTCCGGCGGAGGCTTCGTCGAGAGTGTGCTCTCGTACTTCGCCAACAGCCTCGGCATGGTGCTGAACCTTCTGACCGGGCACAGCAACCAGCAGGATGCGATCGCCGGCCTGGATTCGCTGACCGCGACCGGCGCCGCCGCGTTCAACGCTTCGTATCCGAAGGGCGTACCGACGACGTCGTGTGGCAGCGGTGCAGCCACCGTCGGCGGCATCTACTACTACTCGTGGTCGGGAACCGGCGTGCTGACCAACGCGCTGGACATCTCCGACGTGGCTCTCGGCCTGTCGTCGCTCTTCTACTCGGAGTCGAACGACGGCCTGGTCGGCCGCTGCAGCTCGCACCTCGGAACCGTGATTCGCGACAACTACTTCCAGAACCATCTGGACGAGGTCAACCAGGTGCTCGGCCTGGTGTCGATCTTCGAGACCAATCCGGTCACGCTGTTCGAGAATCATGCCAATCGGCTGAAGAACCTCGGCCTCTGA
- a CDS encoding lipase secretion chaperone has protein sequence MTTRVRTLVWIGIVTGLLLMWWSRPSRVGVPGAGSIAATTSTPSADEDAARARGADSLRDSAAHHNAEHHETSGVGSLAGTEVAGGLLVDASGNFVPGPEAVELFEYFLSTIGEKPVEQILADIRNEIRRRLQAPAVDQALAFLDRYMLYRDRGVALGLSDPGSDDLRARFESLRALRREIFGPELSDRLFGDAEAEAEVAIEQQEVAKDPDLSDEEKKAKIDKLYENLPPAARQAYEQSKAVETLEEDEAKIRASGGGDEDIRTLRVERFGEDGADRLETLDKERAQWNSRFDDYRSARDGILADASLSDAQKQAAIDRLQQQRFNDNERIRVKALDELRDQQQSASR, from the coding sequence TTGACGACGAGAGTTCGCACGCTGGTATGGATCGGCATCGTGACCGGTCTGTTGCTGATGTGGTGGTCGCGGCCCTCGCGCGTCGGCGTGCCGGGTGCAGGGAGCATCGCAGCAACGACGAGCACCCCGTCGGCCGACGAGGATGCCGCGCGTGCACGCGGCGCAGACTCGCTGCGCGACAGCGCAGCGCATCACAACGCCGAGCATCACGAAACCTCCGGTGTCGGCTCGCTGGCGGGAACCGAAGTGGCCGGCGGGCTGCTCGTCGACGCCAGCGGCAACTTCGTGCCCGGTCCGGAAGCCGTCGAACTGTTCGAATATTTCCTGTCGACGATCGGCGAGAAGCCGGTCGAGCAGATCCTCGCGGATATCAGGAACGAGATCCGGCGCCGTCTTCAGGCGCCCGCCGTCGACCAGGCGCTGGCCTTCCTCGACCGCTACATGCTCTACCGCGACCGCGGCGTCGCGCTCGGCCTGTCGGATCCGGGCAGCGACGACCTGCGCGCACGATTCGAGAGCCTGCGCGCTCTTCGCCGGGAGATCTTCGGTCCGGAACTTTCCGATCGGCTGTTCGGCGACGCCGAGGCGGAAGCCGAGGTCGCGATCGAGCAGCAGGAAGTCGCCAAGGATCCGGACCTCAGCGACGAAGAGAAGAAGGCGAAGATCGACAAGCTCTACGAAAACCTTCCGCCGGCGGCCCGCCAGGCCTACGAGCAGTCGAAGGCCGTCGAGACGCTCGAGGAGGACGAGGCGAAGATCCGCGCATCCGGTGGCGGCGACGAAGACATCCGCACACTGAGGGTCGAGCGTTTCGGGGAAGACGGCGCCGACCGGCTGGAAACTCTCGACAAGGAGCGCGCGCAGTGGAATTCGCGCTTCGACGACTACCGTAGCGCGCGAGACGGCATTCTTGCCGACGCCAGCCTGTCGGATGCCCAGAAGCAGGCGGCCATCGATCGCCTGCAACAGCAGCGTTTCAACGACAACGAACGCATCCGGGTCAAGGCCCTGGACGAACTCCGCGACCAGCAGCAGAGCGCATCCCGCTAG
- a CDS encoding SulP family inorganic anion transporter, with translation MRMSVGTQARSRDASAIPLPKLLLCLRGYTLGTLAADTLAGITVGLVALPLAMAFAIASGVAPQAGIYCAIVAGFLISALGGSRTQIGGPTGAFVVVVAGIVARHGLDGLFMCTMMAGVILVALAVTGLGTAVKYVPRPVVIGFTNGIAVLIASTQIKDFFGLAIDPVPGDFLGRLQAIGAHWSSLSWSATLMSVAALAVILVVRHYRPAVPGSVVALVVGTIVAWLFGLPVETIKSRFGGIPSGLPTIMLPHFRADLILPLLSPTLTVVMLGAIESLLSAVVADRMSGDRHNPNVELFAQGIANIMSPLVGGLPATGAIARTATNIRSGARTPVAGIVHALTLLLVILVAAPLAGHVPLCVLAAILMVVSWNMGEWGQIGEIVRLTWADIAVWMITFALTVLADLTVAVEAGMMLAALLYIRKVTSTTTVSRVTAEYVAGGVVHSLQSNPIPDGVVVYRIHGPFLFGATDKLAVIEEEFDDLPTVVVLRVRNMTAIDATGLHALENLGARLEATGRHLVICGMRDQPSKLMEQAEFHRHIGDANLQPNLAAGLDRAREILAEATPPAWRESA, from the coding sequence ATGCGCATGTCCGTCGGCACCCAGGCCAGGAGTCGTGACGCGTCGGCGATACCGCTGCCGAAGCTGCTGCTGTGCCTGCGCGGCTACACGCTCGGCACGCTGGCCGCCGACACGCTGGCCGGGATCACGGTGGGGCTGGTCGCACTGCCGCTCGCGATGGCTTTCGCGATCGCCTCCGGCGTAGCGCCGCAGGCGGGGATCTACTGCGCCATCGTTGCGGGATTCCTGATTTCGGCGCTCGGCGGCTCGCGCACCCAGATCGGCGGCCCGACCGGCGCTTTCGTCGTCGTCGTCGCGGGGATCGTTGCCAGACACGGCCTCGACGGCCTGTTCATGTGCACGATGATGGCCGGCGTGATTCTCGTCGCGCTCGCCGTCACCGGGCTCGGTACCGCCGTCAAGTACGTTCCGCGGCCCGTCGTCATCGGCTTCACCAACGGCATCGCGGTGCTGATCGCCAGCACGCAGATCAAGGACTTCTTCGGCCTCGCGATCGACCCGGTGCCGGGGGACTTCCTCGGCCGCCTGCAGGCGATCGGCGCGCACTGGAGCTCGCTGTCGTGGTCCGCGACGCTGATGTCGGTCGCCGCGCTCGCCGTCATCCTGGTCGTGCGCCACTATCGCCCTGCGGTGCCTGGCTCCGTCGTCGCGCTCGTCGTCGGAACGATCGTCGCGTGGCTCTTCGGGCTGCCGGTGGAAACCATCAAATCGCGGTTCGGCGGAATCCCGAGCGGGCTGCCGACGATCATGTTGCCGCACTTCCGGGCCGACCTGATCCTGCCTCTGCTGTCTCCGACGTTGACGGTGGTCATGCTCGGTGCGATCGAGTCGCTGCTGTCGGCAGTCGTCGCCGACAGGATGTCGGGCGACAGGCACAATCCGAACGTCGAGCTGTTCGCGCAGGGGATCGCCAACATCATGTCCCCGCTCGTCGGCGGCCTGCCGGCAACCGGCGCGATCGCGCGGACAGCGACCAACATCCGCTCGGGCGCACGCACGCCGGTGGCGGGGATCGTCCACGCACTGACGCTTCTGCTCGTCATTCTCGTCGCGGCGCCTCTTGCCGGGCACGTTCCGCTGTGCGTGCTGGCGGCAATCCTGATGGTGGTGTCGTGGAACATGGGCGAGTGGGGGCAGATCGGCGAGATCGTGAGGCTGACGTGGGCCGACATTGCAGTCTGGATGATCACGTTCGCGCTCACCGTGCTCGCGGACCTTACGGTGGCGGTCGAAGCCGGGATGATGCTCGCGGCGCTTCTGTACATCCGCAAGGTCACGAGCACGACGACCGTCTCGCGCGTCACCGCGGAGTACGTCGCCGGCGGCGTCGTGCACAGCCTGCAGTCGAACCCGATTCCCGACGGCGTCGTCGTCTACCGCATCCACGGGCCCTTCCTCTTCGGCGCGACCGACAAGCTGGCGGTCATCGAAGAGGAGTTCGACGACCTGCCGACAGTGGTCGTCCTGCGGGTGCGCAACATGACCGCGATTGATGCCACCGGCCTGCACGCGCTCGAGAACCTGGGCGCCAGGCTCGAGGCGACCGGGCGTCACTTGGTGATCTGCGGAATGCGCGACCAGCCTTCGAAGCTGATGGAGCAAGCGGAGTTCCACCGGCACATCGGTGACGCCAACCTGCAGCCCAACCTTGCCGCGGGGCTCGACCGCGCGCGGGAGATCCTGGCCGAAGCGACGCCGCCGGCATGGCGCGAGTCGGCCTGA
- a CDS encoding metalloregulator ArsR/SmtB family transcription factor, whose product MKRAPTNGDRSVALRRFKAEVFQALAHPTRIHIAECLAEGEQPVSSLMEKIGIEPANLSQHLAVLRAKGLVVNRKEGTQAFYALRDPLLSEILAKMRKYFQAHVQEALRILQEL is encoded by the coding sequence ATGAAACGTGCTCCGACGAACGGCGACCGCTCCGTAGCGCTGCGGCGCTTCAAGGCCGAAGTGTTCCAGGCGCTCGCGCACCCGACGCGCATCCACATCGCCGAGTGTCTTGCCGAGGGCGAGCAGCCAGTGTCCAGCCTGATGGAGAAGATCGGGATCGAGCCGGCCAACCTGTCCCAGCACCTGGCGGTGCTGCGTGCCAAGGGACTCGTCGTCAACCGCAAGGAAGGAACGCAGGCCTTCTACGCGCTTCGCGACCCGCTGCTGAGCGAGATCCTCGCGAAGATGCGCAAGTACTTCCAGGCCCATGTCCAGGAAGCCCTGCGAATCCTGCAGGAGCTGTAG
- a CDS encoding methyltransferase domain-containing protein, translating into MTERNTDQVADWNGQSGERWVAYQARLDAMLAVFGQAAIEAAAPATGERVLDVGCGAGASSLALAARVGARGQVLGVDISEPLIGRARALAPQDAPAQFRVADAGSAELPQGAFDILFSRFGVMFFDDPAGAFAHLRRALQPGGRVAFVCWRGAAENDWVRLPMGAIKGIVPPTAPPDPEAPGPFSFSDPGRMARILTAAGFTDIAIAPFDASIPFGEGRTRDAAIDDAVEIAFEVGPLSRALANQPDDIRARASAAVRAAFAGRPGERSVMIDGAAWIVTARNPVS; encoded by the coding sequence ATGACAGAGCGAAATACCGATCAGGTCGCCGACTGGAACGGCCAAAGCGGGGAGCGCTGGGTCGCCTACCAGGCCCGGCTCGACGCCATGCTGGCGGTGTTCGGCCAGGCCGCGATCGAAGCCGCCGCGCCCGCGACGGGCGAGCGCGTGCTAGATGTCGGCTGCGGCGCGGGCGCGTCGAGTCTGGCTCTGGCCGCCCGCGTCGGCGCTAGGGGCCAAGTGCTGGGCGTGGACATATCCGAACCGCTGATCGGCCGAGCGCGCGCGCTTGCGCCACAGGATGCGCCGGCCCAGTTCCGGGTGGCCGACGCGGGCAGTGCCGAACTGCCCCAGGGCGCGTTCGACATCCTGTTCTCACGTTTCGGGGTGATGTTCTTCGACGATCCGGCAGGGGCGTTCGCCCATTTGCGCCGCGCGCTGCAGCCGGGCGGGCGGGTAGCTTTCGTCTGCTGGCGCGGCGCGGCCGAGAACGATTGGGTGCGCCTGCCGATGGGCGCGATCAAGGGCATCGTTCCGCCGACCGCGCCGCCCGATCCCGAAGCGCCCGGCCCGTTCTCGTTCAGCGACCCGGGGAGGATGGCGCGCATTCTGACGGCGGCCGGCTTCACCGATATTGCTATCGCGCCCTTTGATGCTTCCATCCCGTTCGGCGAGGGCAGGACGCGGGACGCGGCGATCGACGACGCGGTGGAGATAGCGTTCGAGGTCGGGCCGCTGTCGCGCGCCCTCGCTAATCAGCCCGACGACATCCGCGCCCGCGCCTCGGCCGCGGTTCGTGCCGCCTTCGCAGGCCGCCCCGGCGAGCGGTCAGTGATGATCGACGGCGCGGCGTGGATCGTAACGGCGCGCAATCCGGTAAGCTGA
- a CDS encoding efflux RND transporter permease subunit, with the protein MSSFNLSALAVRERSVTLFLLVAIAIAGIMAFFRLGRAEDPSFTIKQMTVVTAWPGATAKEMEELVAEKLEKRMQELRWYDRTETFSRPGLAFSTVILLDSTPPAEVAEEFYQARKKLGDEAHNLPRGVIGPIVNDEYSDVNFALYALKARGEPHRFLVRDAEVLRQRLLHVPGVKKVNIIGEQAEKIFVEFSHDRLATLGVSPRDIFAALSGRNEITPAGSFEANGPQVFIRLDGAIADLDAIRSTPVAAQGRTLKLSDVATVTRGYEDPATLLIRNNGEPTLLLGVIMREGWNGLDLGKALETEAAAINAEMPLGMGLSKVTDQSVNIRSAVDEFMIKFFVALAVVILVGFLSMGWRAGMVVAAAVPLTLAAVFIVMAATGKDFDRITLGSLILALGLLVDDAIIAIEMMVVKMKEGHERTHAAAYAWSHTAAPMLAGTLVTAIGFMPNGFSKSSAGEYTSNMFWIVGIALIASWIVAVVFTPYLGVKLLPDVAKPKGGHGAIYATPLYNRFRRVLGLVVRRKWLVAGSVVGVFAVALLGMGVVKQQFFPNSDRPEVLIEVQMPYGTSIEQTSAASAKVESWLAEQPEAAIVTAYVGQGAPRFYIPMSPELPDPSFAKIVVLTQSEESRDALKLKFRQAVAAGLAPEARLRATQLVFGPPSPFPVAFRVMGPEPEKLREIAAQVRATMQAEPEMRTVNTDWGDRVPTLHFSLEQDRLQTIGLTTGDVAQQLQFLLSGIPITEVREDIRSVQVIARSAGDARLDPSRITDFTLVGSAGQRIPLSQIGKVEIRMEDPVLRRRDRTPTVTVRGDIADGLQPPDVSAAIRKALQPVVANLPAGYRIEEGGATEESGKANRAIAPLFPIMIALTLITIIFQVRSISAMAMVFASAPLGLVGVVPTLLLFHQPFGFNALIGLIALAGILMRNTLILIGQIRTNEEDQLAPFDAVVEATIQRARPVILTALAAMLAFIPLTHSVFWGTLAYTLIGGTFAGTVLTLVFLPALYAIWFRIDPTITETSPLVPFERGLSNGAERTSWQAMLPQ; encoded by the coding sequence ATGAGCAGCTTCAATCTCTCCGCTCTCGCCGTACGAGAGCGCTCGGTCACTCTTTTCCTGCTCGTCGCGATCGCCATCGCCGGCATCATGGCCTTTTTCAGGCTCGGGCGGGCGGAAGATCCCTCTTTTACGATCAAGCAGATGACCGTCGTCACGGCGTGGCCGGGAGCCACGGCAAAGGAGATGGAAGAGCTGGTCGCCGAGAAGCTGGAGAAGCGGATGCAGGAGCTCCGCTGGTACGACCGGACCGAGACATTCTCGCGGCCGGGACTGGCCTTCTCCACGGTGATTCTGCTCGACAGCACCCCACCGGCCGAAGTTGCGGAAGAATTCTATCAGGCACGCAAGAAGCTCGGAGACGAAGCCCACAACCTGCCGCGGGGCGTGATCGGTCCGATCGTGAACGACGAATATTCGGACGTGAACTTCGCGCTCTATGCGCTGAAGGCGCGCGGAGAGCCTCATCGATTCCTCGTTCGCGATGCCGAAGTCTTACGCCAACGGCTTCTTCACGTACCGGGTGTCAAGAAGGTCAACATCATCGGCGAGCAGGCGGAAAAGATCTTCGTCGAATTCTCCCATGATCGCCTCGCCACCCTCGGCGTGTCACCTCGGGACATCTTTGCCGCACTCAGCGGCCGCAACGAGATCACGCCGGCGGGCTCGTTCGAAGCCAACGGTCCGCAGGTCTTCATCCGACTCGACGGAGCAATCGCCGACCTCGATGCGATCCGGAGTACGCCCGTCGCCGCGCAGGGCCGTACGCTCAAGCTCTCCGACGTCGCCACGGTGACACGAGGCTACGAGGATCCGGCGACTCTCCTGATCCGCAACAACGGCGAACCGACCTTGCTGCTCGGCGTGATCATGCGCGAAGGCTGGAACGGCCTCGACCTCGGCAAAGCGCTCGAGACCGAAGCGGCGGCGATCAATGCGGAGATGCCGCTCGGCATGGGGCTGTCGAAGGTCACCGACCAGTCCGTGAACATCCGCTCGGCCGTCGACGAGTTCATGATCAAGTTCTTCGTTGCCCTCGCCGTGGTGATTCTGGTGGGCTTTCTCAGCATGGGATGGCGCGCCGGAATGGTCGTCGCGGCGGCCGTACCTCTGACGCTTGCCGCGGTGTTCATCGTGATGGCGGCGACCGGCAAGGACTTCGATCGCATCACGCTCGGGTCGCTCATCCTGGCGCTCGGGCTGCTGGTCGACGATGCGATCATCGCGATCGAGATGATGGTCGTGAAGATGAAGGAAGGCCACGAGCGCACGCACGCGGCAGCGTATGCCTGGAGCCATACCGCCGCGCCCATGCTCGCCGGGACCCTGGTGACCGCGATCGGCTTCATGCCGAACGGCTTCTCCAAATCGAGCGCCGGCGAATACACCAGCAACATGTTTTGGATCGTAGGAATCGCGCTGATCGCATCCTGGATCGTTGCGGTCGTGTTCACGCCTTATCTCGGAGTGAAGCTGCTTCCGGACGTCGCGAAGCCAAAGGGCGGGCACGGCGCGATCTACGCCACGCCTCTGTACAACCGTTTTCGCCGGGTGCTTGGTCTCGTCGTTCGCCGCAAATGGCTCGTCGCCGGGAGCGTGGTCGGCGTATTCGCCGTCGCGCTCCTCGGCATGGGAGTCGTCAAGCAGCAGTTCTTTCCGAATTCCGATCGGCCGGAGGTGCTCATCGAAGTGCAGATGCCGTATGGCACGTCGATCGAGCAGACCAGTGCCGCCAGCGCCAAGGTCGAGTCGTGGCTGGCCGAGCAGCCGGAAGCGGCGATCGTGACCGCCTACGTCGGACAGGGTGCGCCGCGCTTCTACATCCCCATGTCTCCCGAGCTGCCCGATCCCTCGTTCGCGAAGATCGTCGTCCTGACACAGAGCGAAGAATCGCGTGACGCGCTCAAGCTGAAGTTTCGACAGGCGGTGGCGGCCGGCCTGGCGCCGGAAGCCCGCCTGCGCGCTACCCAGCTCGTGTTCGGTCCGCCCTCGCCCTTCCCCGTCGCCTTTCGCGTCATGGGACCTGAGCCCGAGAAGCTCCGCGAAATTGCGGCGCAGGTCCGTGCCACGATGCAGGCCGAGCCGGAGATGAGAACCGTCAATACCGATTGGGGCGATCGCGTGCCCACGCTTCATTTCTCGCTCGAGCAGGACAGGCTGCAAACGATCGGCTTGACGACGGGCGACGTTGCGCAGCAACTTCAGTTCCTGCTGAGCGGAATCCCGATCACCGAGGTCCGCGAAGACATCCGCTCGGTGCAGGTCATTGCCCGCTCTGCGGGCGACGCGCGGCTCGATCCGAGCCGCATCACCGATTTCACGTTGGTGGGAAGTGCAGGCCAGCGGATTCCACTGTCGCAAATCGGTAAGGTGGAGATCCGCATGGAAGATCCCGTCCTGCGTCGGCGCGATCGCACACCGACGGTGACGGTGCGTGGAGACATTGCCGACGGCTTGCAACCGCCGGACGTGTCTGCGGCCATCCGGAAAGCGCTCCAGCCCGTCGTCGCGAATCTGCCGGCGGGCTACCGAATCGAGGAGGGCGGCGCCACCGAGGAGTCCGGCAAGGCCAATCGTGCGATCGCTCCGCTGTTCCCCATCATGATCGCTCTCACGCTCATCACGATCATCTTCCAGGTCCGGTCGATCTCCGCGATGGCGATGGTGTTCGCGAGCGCACCGCTCGGCCTGGTCGGGGTCGTCCCGACCTTGCTGCTGTTCCATCAACCGTTCGGGTTCAACGCGTTGATCGGTCTGATTGCGCTTGCGGGAATCCTGATGCGCAACACGCTGATCCTGATCGGCCAGATCCGCACCAACGAGGAAGACCAGCTGGCGCCCTTCGATGCCGTCGTCGAAGCCACTATCCAGCGCGCGCGACCGGTCATCCTGACGGCGCTCGCCGCCATGCTGGCGTTTATTCCGCTGACGCACTCGGTCTTCTGGGGAACGCTCGCGTATACGCTGATCGGTGGAACATTCGCCGGGACGGTTCTCACGCTGGTTTTCCTGCCGGCGCTGTACGCGATCTGGTTCAGGATCGACCCGACGATCACGGAGACGAGCCCACTCGTTCCGTTCGAACGGGGCCTATCCAATGGTGCAGAGCGTACCTCGTGGCAGGCTATGCTTCCGCAGTGA
- a CDS encoding efflux RND transporter periplasmic adaptor subunit produces the protein MLQRGNLSRFASLALLPFASAACTNANSSDDPRTQSALVRVATVEAATQTERSFTGIVAARVQSDLGFRVPGKILERLVDTGQTVTRGQPLMRIDAADLKLAARAREEAVAAAAARARQTEKDEIRDRALSAAGAVSASTYEKAEAAAKSAKAELNAADAYADVARNETSYTDLLADADGVVVETLAEPGQVVAAGQVVVRIAHAGQREAVIDLPETVRPAIGSMGRAMLYGSELTGSAQLRQLSDAANAKTRTFEARYVLGASLAEAPLGSTVSIQIPSITSTPTLRVPTGAIFDAGNGPGVWRIEGETPRVTWRAVEVSQLGAEAAAVVGDLAPGDRIVALGVHLLHEGESVRLAGSATAEP, from the coding sequence ATGCTTCAGCGCGGTAATCTTTCGCGTTTCGCCTCTTTGGCCCTGTTGCCCTTCGCCTCGGCTGCCTGCACGAACGCGAACTCGTCCGACGACCCGCGCACGCAGAGTGCTCTCGTGCGGGTCGCAACGGTGGAGGCCGCCACTCAGACGGAGCGCTCGTTCACGGGAATCGTCGCGGCGCGTGTGCAAAGCGACCTTGGCTTCCGGGTGCCCGGAAAGATCCTGGAGCGGTTGGTCGACACCGGTCAAACCGTGACGCGCGGCCAACCGCTGATGCGTATCGATGCCGCGGATTTGAAGCTTGCCGCGCGCGCGAGAGAGGAGGCCGTTGCGGCCGCGGCGGCGCGCGCGCGCCAGACCGAGAAGGACGAGATTCGCGATCGCGCTCTCAGCGCTGCGGGCGCGGTCTCCGCCTCGACTTACGAAAAAGCCGAAGCGGCGGCCAAGTCGGCAAAGGCGGAGCTCAACGCGGCCGACGCCTACGCCGATGTCGCTCGCAATGAAACGAGCTATACCGATCTTCTTGCCGATGCCGACGGTGTGGTGGTGGAGACTCTCGCCGAACCGGGACAAGTCGTTGCCGCCGGACAGGTCGTCGTGCGTATCGCGCATGCCGGTCAACGCGAAGCGGTCATCGATCTGCCCGAAACGGTTCGTCCGGCAATCGGATCGATGGGCCGGGCGATGTTGTATGGAAGCGAGCTGACGGGCTCTGCGCAACTTCGCCAGTTGTCGGATGCCGCAAACGCGAAGACTCGGACGTTCGAGGCACGGTATGTACTGGGCGCGAGTCTGGCAGAGGCGCCGCTCGGCTCGACCGTGTCGATCCAGATTCCGTCCATCACGTCCACGCCGACACTACGGGTCCCGACCGGCGCGATTTTCGATGCGGGCAATGGTCCAGGCGTGTGGCGGATCGAAGGCGAAACGCCTCGGGTCACGTGGCGTGCGGTCGAAGTCTCTCAACTCGGCGCGGAAGCGGCCGCGGTTGTCGGCGATCTCGCGCCGGGCGATCGCATCGTCGCGCTCGGCGTACATCTGCTGCACGAAGGCGAGTCGGTGCGACTGGCGGGGAGCGCGACCGCCGAGCCATGA